The Alteromonas stellipolaris genome includes a region encoding these proteins:
- a CDS encoding glycosyltransferase family 4 protein produces MKQRILVVSHGHPDFSLGGAEIAAYNLFEAFKKNENVEDTWFLARADRGRGITGQIHKRRDNEYLWEQGVADWHLMKSAHQESVTTWFVDLLKSLKPTVVHIHHYAHIGLEFIRAIKKYDSSIKVYLTLHEYMAICKHNGQMVKTGKEMKLCSSESYDECRGCFPENTAEDFWLRKHHFKSAFDLADGFISPSEFLRQRYLNWGIKQDDIVVIENGQSDLPPIAPRPIAENETRNRFGYFGQVNPYKGIDILLEALRSMTKEERKLVLVEIHGSNLETQSGDFQIKIKKLAKKLIAEGCLRWVGPYRPDEQRTRLKEIDWVIVPSIWWENSPMVIQEAFTAGRPLIVSNIGGMAEKVQDGVDGLHFSARNPLELANKLKYAVSNITLWNDLHQNIASPLSYTECAEEHMAFFETR; encoded by the coding sequence ATGAAACAAAGAATTTTAGTCGTATCTCATGGTCATCCCGATTTTAGTTTGGGTGGTGCTGAAATTGCAGCTTATAACTTGTTTGAAGCATTTAAGAAAAATGAAAATGTGGAAGACACATGGTTTTTGGCTCGCGCTGATCGCGGTCGCGGCATTACTGGGCAAATTCACAAACGTCGTGACAATGAGTATTTGTGGGAACAAGGCGTTGCTGACTGGCATTTAATGAAATCTGCGCATCAAGAGTCGGTAACTACATGGTTTGTGGATTTGCTTAAGTCACTTAAACCCACTGTCGTACACATTCACCATTATGCGCACATTGGCCTTGAGTTCATTCGGGCTATTAAAAAGTATGATAGCAGCATTAAAGTTTATCTAACCCTTCACGAATACATGGCTATTTGTAAACACAATGGTCAAATGGTGAAAACGGGTAAAGAAATGAAATTGTGCAGTAGCGAAAGTTACGATGAATGCAGAGGCTGCTTTCCAGAAAATACAGCTGAAGACTTTTGGCTTCGTAAGCACCATTTTAAGTCTGCGTTTGATCTTGCAGATGGCTTTATTTCCCCTTCTGAGTTCTTGCGCCAACGATACTTAAATTGGGGTATTAAGCAGGACGATATAGTGGTCATCGAAAATGGTCAAAGTGACTTGCCACCGATAGCCCCTCGCCCAATCGCAGAGAACGAAACTAGAAATAGATTTGGCTACTTCGGGCAAGTTAATCCGTATAAAGGGATAGATATTCTTTTAGAAGCGCTTCGGAGCATGACAAAAGAAGAAAGAAAACTAGTTCTTGTCGAAATACACGGTTCAAATTTAGAAACTCAATCTGGTGATTTTCAAATTAAAATTAAGAAGTTAGCTAAAAAATTAATTGCTGAAGGGTGCCTACGTTGGGTTGGTCCATACAGACCGGATGAGCAGCGAACAAGGTTGAAAGAAATAGACTGGGTGATAGTACCATCGATATGGTGGGAAAACTCCCCAATGGTTATTCAAGAAGCTTTTACTGCCGGTAGGCCTTTGATTGTCTCGAACATCGGAGGTATGGCAGAAAAAGTACAAGACGGAGTTGACGGTCTACATTTTAGTGCCAGAAACCCTTTAGAGTTGGCAAACAAGTTAAAATACGCGGTATCTAACATAACACTGTGGAATGATTTACATCAAAACATAGCCTCTCCCCTTAGTTACACCGAATGTGCTGAAGAGCACATGGCTTTTTTTGAGACGCGATAA
- a CDS encoding polysaccharide pyruvyl transferase family protein — protein sequence MKIGIITNLIHIDRFVKSEMAFADSKRWMSATGGNTGNTAFVEGVKKIIKADVVREVHWGDNPEQVKNAYDMLVICCANQIGAHVDLGTWADRLKAFDLPTMFIGLGAQSNNVGTHPEIPEGTKRLLALTKELRVDSSVSNIITRGSFTSEVIETCGVDSNPFGCPSQFISTELNVGQKCLEHQASTKHFRVLTAAGNPWHPSYVLEKTLVELVNQYQGDYVIQHPESLIKLCLNEGSTIDSKQQERLKTVYNSLGDWETITSWFKSHGVLFADAQNWMHYSKRFSLAVGPRYHGVALPIQAGVPGKVIAIDSRTEELSSTTGIPFVRYKDVENSTSEELINWCKWTSEDAEYYDSVRARNAGHYVQFLSKNKLEYASSLDALATQSSITPE from the coding sequence ATGAAAATTGGAATAATCACAAACCTAATTCACATCGACAGGTTTGTGAAATCGGAAATGGCATTTGCTGACTCTAAACGATGGATGTCAGCTACAGGCGGAAATACAGGCAATACGGCTTTTGTTGAAGGCGTAAAAAAAATAATTAAAGCGGACGTTGTTAGAGAAGTTCATTGGGGAGATAACCCTGAACAGGTGAAAAATGCTTATGACATGCTGGTCATTTGTTGCGCAAATCAAATAGGTGCACATGTCGATCTGGGAACTTGGGCAGATAGACTTAAAGCTTTCGATTTGCCTACCATGTTTATTGGTTTGGGCGCACAAAGTAACAATGTAGGAACCCATCCTGAAATACCTGAGGGCACTAAACGCCTTTTAGCATTAACAAAAGAGCTTAGGGTCGACAGTTCGGTATCAAATATTATCACTAGAGGCTCTTTCACATCTGAGGTAATTGAAACTTGTGGTGTAGATTCAAATCCTTTTGGTTGTCCATCTCAATTCATTTCAACAGAACTGAATGTAGGTCAAAAGTGCCTAGAACACCAAGCATCTACTAAACACTTTAGAGTACTGACGGCTGCAGGTAATCCTTGGCACCCGTCCTATGTACTTGAAAAAACGCTAGTTGAACTTGTGAATCAGTATCAGGGCGACTATGTGATACAACACCCTGAAAGCCTCATCAAACTCTGTTTAAACGAAGGCTCTACTATTGATAGTAAGCAGCAAGAGAGACTAAAAACTGTATACAACTCTTTAGGAGACTGGGAAACAATTACAAGTTGGTTTAAAAGCCATGGTGTACTTTTCGCGGATGCTCAAAATTGGATGCACTACTCTAAACGGTTCAGTTTGGCTGTAGGTCCTCGTTACCATGGTGTAGCCCTTCCAATTCAAGCTGGCGTTCCAGGTAAAGTGATTGCTATTGACTCTCGTACTGAAGAGCTTTCAAGTACAACAGGTATCCCATTTGTACGTTATAAGGATGTAGAAAACTCTACTTCTGAAGAGTTAATCAACTGGTGTAAATGGACTAGCGAAGATGCTGAGTATTACGATAGTGTCCGGGCTAGAAACGCGGGTCACTACGTTCAATTCTTATCTAAAAACAAATTAGAATATGCATCGTCACTTGATGCATTGGCTACCCAATCTTCAATTACACCTGAGTAG
- a CDS encoding aldolase catalytic domain-containing protein — protein MIVLDCTLRDGGYYNSWNFPQHVVEQYLQAMEAANVNIVELGMRSLKNEGFKGAAGFTTEDYLDTLPIPTSLKVGVMVNASELASAPSLEEALDSLFPKDADKSKVDLVRIACHVHEFEQALPACVWLKERGFLVGFNLMQVAERSQTEVEALALAASKYDIDALYFADSMGSMGPEQCKTIITWFKKHWNGAIGIHTHDNMGKALQNTLTAIEEGVTWLDATVTGMGRGPGNARTEELVIEVAALQGKNVNLVPLMAIIRSYFQPLKNKCGWGSNPFYFLSGKYGIHPTFIQEMLSDPRYSEEDILAAIEHLRVEGGSKFSFNTLDATRNFFKEKGKGAWSPKSQILGKSVLILGAGPGLKQHTSAIQSFIEKHSPVVIAMNAQSTLPEELVDLRIASHPVRLLADCQHHLVLPQPLITPASALPDDVTDSLQDKTLYDFALEVSENTFTIGETSASIPNSLAISYALAVAAAGSAKHVYLAGFDGFGSGDNRTQEMQKVLNAFIEQVKLPITSITYTEYDIPSISVYGV, from the coding sequence GTGATAGTTCTTGATTGCACACTACGTGATGGCGGTTATTATAATAGTTGGAATTTCCCTCAGCACGTGGTGGAACAATATCTACAGGCAATGGAAGCAGCTAACGTTAATATTGTCGAACTTGGTATGCGCTCTTTAAAAAACGAAGGTTTCAAAGGCGCTGCTGGCTTTACTACCGAGGATTATCTAGATACGTTGCCCATACCAACCTCACTAAAAGTTGGCGTGATGGTTAATGCATCTGAATTAGCTAGCGCACCCTCTCTAGAAGAAGCACTTGACTCACTTTTCCCTAAAGATGCTGACAAATCAAAAGTCGATTTAGTAAGAATTGCTTGTCATGTCCATGAATTTGAGCAAGCTTTGCCAGCGTGCGTGTGGCTAAAAGAAAGAGGGTTCTTAGTCGGGTTTAATTTAATGCAGGTTGCTGAACGCTCTCAAACTGAGGTTGAAGCGCTAGCATTGGCAGCTTCGAAATATGATATCGACGCTTTATACTTTGCCGATTCAATGGGGAGCATGGGACCTGAACAATGCAAAACTATCATCACATGGTTTAAAAAGCATTGGAATGGCGCTATTGGTATTCATACGCACGACAATATGGGTAAAGCACTACAAAACACCCTTACGGCTATTGAAGAAGGCGTGACTTGGCTAGATGCTACAGTTACGGGCATGGGACGCGGGCCTGGTAACGCAAGAACAGAAGAGCTTGTTATTGAGGTAGCTGCTTTACAGGGAAAAAATGTTAACTTAGTCCCGTTAATGGCTATTATTCGTTCATATTTCCAACCACTCAAAAACAAATGTGGCTGGGGCTCGAACCCATTTTATTTCCTCTCTGGAAAATATGGTATTCATCCGACTTTTATTCAAGAAATGCTTAGCGATCCTCGGTACAGTGAAGAAGATATATTGGCCGCTATTGAGCATCTTAGGGTTGAGGGCGGCTCAAAGTTTAGTTTCAATACACTCGATGCCACTAGAAACTTCTTTAAAGAAAAAGGTAAAGGTGCGTGGTCTCCCAAAAGCCAAATCCTTGGAAAATCAGTTCTAATTCTTGGAGCGGGTCCAGGATTAAAGCAGCACACGTCGGCAATTCAATCATTTATTGAAAAGCACTCCCCTGTTGTTATTGCTATGAATGCTCAAAGCACGCTACCAGAAGAGTTGGTCGATTTGAGAATCGCTAGCCACCCAGTTCGCTTACTTGCTGATTGTCAGCATCACTTAGTGTTACCACAACCACTGATAACGCCTGCTTCGGCTTTACCTGATGATGTTACCGACTCACTCCAAGACAAAACTCTTTATGATTTTGCTTTGGAAGTTAGCGAAAACACTTTCACTATAGGTGAAACTTCAGCATCAATACCAAACTCTCTAGCTATAAGCTATGCACTAGCTGTTGCTGCTGCAGGATCTGCTAAACATGTTTATTTAGCTGGGTTTGATGGTTTCGGCTCAGGCGATAACAGAACGCAAGAAATGCAAAAAGTGTTAAATGCATTTATTGAACAGGTAAAGTTACCCATAACTTCAATTACCTATACCGAATACGATATTCCATCGATCTCAGTTTATGGTGTCTAA
- a CDS encoding 3-deoxy-manno-octulosonate cytidylyltransferase has protein sequence MSQSERAVVVIPARFASSRYPGKPLVKLLGKPMILWVAELAEKAIGQENVYIATDDERIKNVVEDAGFNIVMTGPALTGTDRLAQAAEQIDADIFINVQGDEPLADPSDIIKVLDQKQSYPEFVINGFSYLNDDEDPSNINIPKVITTEDDRLVYMSRAPIPGFKDQENAPKRYKKQVCIYAFSKHELSAFGSFSRKSLLEQSEDIEILRFLEFGKTIKMIETKPGSYAVDAPSDVEIVEEAMKSRGFKNETL, from the coding sequence ATGTCGCAGAGTGAAAGAGCTGTTGTGGTAATACCTGCTAGATTCGCTTCTAGCAGGTATCCTGGAAAGCCACTCGTGAAGCTTCTAGGCAAGCCAATGATATTGTGGGTCGCGGAACTCGCAGAAAAAGCTATTGGTCAAGAAAATGTGTACATCGCAACTGATGACGAGCGCATTAAGAATGTTGTCGAAGATGCGGGGTTTAATATAGTAATGACTGGTCCAGCGCTAACTGGAACAGATAGATTAGCCCAAGCTGCCGAACAAATTGACGCAGACATTTTTATTAATGTTCAAGGCGATGAGCCTCTAGCTGATCCTTCTGATATTATAAAAGTGTTAGACCAAAAACAAAGTTACCCTGAATTTGTTATCAATGGCTTTAGCTATCTAAACGATGATGAAGACCCTTCTAATATTAACATCCCCAAAGTTATTACTACTGAAGACGATAGATTAGTGTATATGTCTCGCGCGCCCATACCAGGTTTTAAAGACCAAGAAAACGCGCCTAAGAGGTATAAAAAGCAGGTTTGTATCTACGCTTTTAGTAAACACGAGTTAAGTGCTTTTGGGAGTTTTAGTAGGAAAAGTCTTTTAGAACAATCAGAAGATATAGAGATACTGAGGTTTCTTGAGTTCGGTAAAACCATAAAAATGATTGAGACCAAACCAGGAAGTTATGCAGTTGACGCACCTTCTGACGTTGAAATTGTTGAAGAAGCTATGAAATCTAGAGGGTTTAAAAATGAAACTCTCTGA
- a CDS encoding HAD family hydrolase: MKLSDYSTIAFDCDGVILNSNKVKTNAFYDAALPYGENNAEKLKKYHTQNGGISRFKKFRWFVDFFLERSIRNEAYEQLLTRYADIVEKGLLNCEFNEDLYELKKQTQNANWLIVSGGSQSELRALFKKRNLADLFEGGIYGSPDSKEEIFDRELEKNNISVPALFIGDSKYDYFSSSKYGLDFVFLSQWTEVDDWKSFCEENGISYVDSLKSFNQ; encoded by the coding sequence ATGAAACTCTCTGATTATTCAACTATCGCGTTTGATTGCGATGGTGTGATATTGAACTCAAATAAGGTAAAAACAAATGCTTTTTATGACGCTGCATTACCTTATGGTGAGAATAATGCTGAAAAGCTAAAAAAATATCATACACAAAATGGCGGAATCTCTCGATTTAAAAAATTTCGTTGGTTTGTAGACTTTTTTTTAGAGAGGTCTATTCGAAATGAAGCCTACGAGCAACTATTGACGCGTTATGCCGACATCGTTGAGAAAGGACTACTAAACTGCGAATTTAATGAAGACCTTTACGAATTAAAGAAACAGACACAAAACGCAAATTGGTTGATAGTGTCTGGAGGCTCCCAGTCTGAATTGCGAGCATTATTCAAAAAACGTAATTTAGCTGATCTTTTTGAGGGTGGAATATACGGAAGCCCTGATTCAAAAGAAGAAATTTTTGATAGAGAACTAGAGAAAAATAACATCAGCGTTCCTGCTTTATTTATAGGCGATAGTAAGTATGACTACTTTTCTTCAAGTAAATACGGACTAGACTTTGTCTTTCTTAGTCAATGGACAGAAGTGGATGACTGGAAATCATTTTGTGAAGAGAACGGCATAAGCTATGTTGATTCTCTAAAATCGTTTAACCAGTAG
- a CDS encoding sulfatase-like hydrolase/transferase: MSKTSDKTFSFIAPQVRKRTPFTITARLVDESGSKFSVSAQSLIIPSKPNFIVIFTDDQGYADVGAHNIVNDIETPNIDKLAANGVLFSNGYITAPQCTPSRAGMITGMYQQRFGVDDNRYTPIPKDVVTMGDRFSDLGYTTGLVGKWHLEIDQNSKPWFRENFPDTPIEDFNPGKLPSSLKEQYYPSSLGYRYNYFGYANRYWANYDLHGNTTELGWVNNSDYRLDVISDAASQFIDINHNEPFYLHVAHYAPHVPLEATEDYLSLFPQQTSNRRRYALAMMYAVDSGVGKIVSKLEEHGILDNTIIAFISDNGAPIGLDFTDAPISEKKEAWNGSLNTPLLGEKGMLTDGGIKVPFIVHWPDKLQNNTVIEEPVISLDVLYSAIKVAGATEDILSELDGVDIFPTEGFNKNYLSERPLFWRFWNQSAVRLGNYKYLRMGSDYEFLFELSSEESSTNNLISDMPEKAQELRGLYEKWNAEMLRQPQQDSLNSQERDWLSFYLTP; encoded by the coding sequence GTGTCAAAGACAAGCGACAAGACATTTAGTTTTATTGCTCCACAAGTACGCAAACGCACTCCTTTTACAATTACAGCAAGACTAGTGGACGAATCTGGCAGTAAATTTAGTGTCAGTGCGCAGTCTTTAATTATTCCATCTAAACCAAATTTCATTGTTATCTTCACCGATGATCAGGGGTATGCCGACGTAGGGGCTCATAATATAGTTAACGATATAGAAACTCCGAATATAGATAAGCTAGCTGCTAACGGCGTACTATTTTCAAATGGCTATATTACCGCTCCGCAGTGCACTCCCTCACGCGCGGGAATGATTACTGGCATGTATCAGCAAAGATTTGGGGTAGATGACAATAGGTACACGCCAATACCTAAAGACGTGGTGACAATGGGTGATCGATTTTCAGATTTGGGTTATACCACTGGGTTAGTCGGAAAATGGCACCTTGAGATCGACCAAAATTCAAAACCTTGGTTTAGGGAGAATTTTCCAGATACTCCTATTGAAGATTTTAATCCAGGAAAATTACCCTCTTCATTGAAAGAGCAATATTACCCTTCATCTTTGGGCTATAGATATAACTATTTCGGTTATGCAAATCGCTATTGGGCCAATTACGATTTGCATGGAAATACAACAGAGCTAGGGTGGGTGAACAATTCAGACTACAGGCTGGATGTTATTTCAGATGCGGCATCCCAATTTATTGACATTAACCACAATGAGCCGTTTTATCTTCACGTAGCTCACTACGCCCCTCATGTGCCTTTAGAGGCAACAGAAGATTACTTATCCTTATTCCCTCAGCAAACATCGAATAGACGCAGGTATGCGTTAGCAATGATGTACGCTGTAGACTCGGGTGTAGGCAAAATAGTCTCAAAGCTTGAAGAACACGGAATTTTAGATAATACGATTATCGCATTTATTAGTGATAACGGCGCGCCAATCGGACTTGATTTTACCGATGCACCTATCAGTGAGAAAAAAGAGGCGTGGAATGGGTCGCTTAATACCCCTTTGTTAGGCGAAAAAGGCATGCTGACAGACGGCGGTATAAAAGTACCCTTTATCGTACATTGGCCAGACAAATTGCAAAACAATACTGTTATTGAAGAGCCAGTTATTAGTTTGGATGTTCTTTACTCAGCAATAAAAGTTGCGGGGGCGACTGAAGATATATTATCTGAATTAGATGGTGTCGATATCTTCCCTACAGAAGGCTTTAATAAAAACTATCTTTCAGAGAGACCTCTTTTCTGGAGATTTTGGAATCAGTCCGCTGTTCGGCTCGGGAATTATAAATATCTTAGAATGGGCTCAGATTATGAGTTTTTATTCGAGCTATCTTCTGAAGAGTCAAGTACGAACAACTTAATTTCAGATATGCCTGAGAAAGCACAAGAACTCAGAGGTTTATATGAAAAATGGAACGCAGAAATGCTACGGCAACCCCAACAAGATAGTCTAAATTCTCAAGAACGTGACTGGTTGTCTTTTTATTTAACACCTTGA
- a CDS encoding glycosyltransferase family 2 protein yields the protein MLFNLLHNIKDALLKRSPDSKIKLVAIAKNEAAYLAEWIFHHLYLGVDAIEIHFNRCSDNTPDYIKIFEKDSRVNFVNADDLFENYKGNPQTKVYQDALATSRGQGFTHCLFLDIDEFLVPTDLGMKIKSLVQSLDGPEVISFQWGNKCESAETFTRAIDQQIDVSRSRHVKSLISTSVNKPFLTPHGPRDDKYRRVLPNGDKFISDGKTGALLSHDFLNRPIDSWFVMHRMFRSQREYVALLARGRPNIIHKSDGVSSLKSNRNGYGPFPHLQSVNFSSSSLKKYESYMNKNLERPALRRAIEKGRHYVSSNFELVLQIIENASSEDLELIKRVTQRVTLSEIQKALVNRGVRAK from the coding sequence ATGCTTTTTAACCTATTACATAACATTAAAGATGCGCTTTTAAAACGCTCTCCTGATTCAAAAATCAAGCTGGTTGCAATAGCAAAAAACGAAGCCGCATATTTAGCTGAATGGATTTTTCATCACTTATATTTGGGTGTCGATGCGATCGAAATACACTTTAATCGCTGTAGCGACAATACGCCCGACTATATCAAAATATTTGAAAAAGACAGTCGAGTTAATTTCGTCAATGCAGATGATCTATTTGAAAATTACAAAGGTAACCCGCAAACTAAAGTTTACCAAGACGCTTTAGCGACTAGTAGAGGTCAGGGATTCACACATTGTTTATTTTTGGACATAGACGAATTTTTAGTGCCAACTGATTTAGGTATGAAAATTAAAAGCTTGGTTCAGTCACTAGATGGGCCAGAAGTCATCAGTTTCCAATGGGGAAATAAATGTGAATCGGCTGAAACATTTACTCGGGCGATAGATCAACAGATTGACGTATCGCGCTCCCGCCATGTTAAGAGCCTCATATCAACTTCTGTCAATAAGCCATTCCTGACTCCCCATGGTCCTCGAGATGATAAGTATAGAAGAGTCTTGCCTAATGGAGACAAATTTATATCAGACGGAAAAACTGGGGCGCTCTTGTCGCATGATTTTCTTAATAGGCCTATAGATTCTTGGTTTGTGATGCATCGGATGTTCCGCAGCCAACGAGAGTATGTAGCACTACTTGCTAGAGGAAGGCCAAACATCATACATAAAAGTGACGGAGTTTCTTCTTTGAAAAGTAACCGAAATGGATATGGCCCATTTCCGCACCTTCAAAGTGTAAATTTTTCGAGCTCTTCACTTAAGAAATACGAAAGTTACATGAATAAAAATCTAGAGCGACCTGCTCTACGGCGGGCTATCGAAAAAGGAAGGCACTATGTGTCTAGTAACTTCGAGCTCGTTTTGCAAATAATAGAAAATGCGTCATCTGAAGATCTTGAGCTAATTAAAAGAGTTACTCAAAGAGTGACGCTGTCAGAAATTCAAAAAGCGCTTGTTAATAGAGGTGTAAGAGCTAAGTAG
- a CDS encoding glycosyltransferase family 2 protein — MLSKILKPVALKRLAYRLAKKLIIVPHHELEPVPEGNRGSSWLSSGEDPQFIIHPARRVPTRSFSKGWYLLRIKINEANHQSHVGKLYSNLQQGELVSIDVPWHSTKFVNRLFYLESANAMLRFDPCEAETEFTINTFMISKVPSFIAMRHMKQRLYKLLNHVDNIEEYLAANCKLNGGRLIDTVYKEYNNTFTHGAMEKSYPFWVEFDEPRAIERMKQAFTANQSQVKFSIILPTYNTDPVYLKACIDSVVQQTHKNWELCIADDASTDSQTIEVLKAYEQQYSNINVKLLNENGHISKASNEALGLVANDYVLLLDHDDTLPAHTLSFFAKAITENASAQVLYADEDKIDEQGNRHQPHFKPDWNPDLLLSQNYICHPVVYKASLLKKIGGFRVGVEGSQDHDLLLRATANLSREEVVHLPFILYHWRVIENSTASNASAKSYTTDAGIESIKHYLSQSKQSASVEKGKYPNTYKVNWSLPTEQPLVSLVIPTRDGYDILKQCLESIYDKTTYDNFEIIVVDNQTTCEKTLGLFNEYSEAKMNFSVLKWDKPFNYSAINNFAVSQASGEVVGLINNDIEVISEHWLTEMVSHALRPEIGCVGAKLYYPNDTIQHAGVVLGIGGVAGHSHKYFHKSEPGYFTRLHLVQNMSAVTAACLLVRKSVFEEVGGLNEEDLTIAFNDVDFCLKVHTAGYRNLFTPWAELYHHESISRGEEDTPEKIARFNKESEYMKEKWKKLLSNDTAYNPNLSNTHENFSLR, encoded by the coding sequence TTGTTATCTAAAATTCTCAAGCCTGTAGCTTTAAAGCGATTAGCGTATCGGCTAGCCAAAAAGTTAATTATCGTCCCCCATCATGAGTTAGAGCCTGTCCCGGAAGGCAATCGCGGTTCTAGTTGGTTATCTAGTGGTGAAGACCCGCAATTCATTATCCATCCTGCACGTCGCGTCCCTACTCGTAGCTTTAGTAAAGGGTGGTATTTGCTACGTATAAAGATTAACGAGGCAAATCATCAGTCGCACGTAGGCAAGCTCTATTCTAATCTTCAACAAGGTGAATTGGTGTCTATTGATGTTCCTTGGCATAGCACTAAGTTCGTGAATAGACTTTTTTACCTTGAAAGTGCAAACGCTATGCTCAGGTTTGACCCTTGTGAAGCAGAAACAGAGTTCACAATAAATACTTTCATGATTTCAAAAGTGCCATCCTTCATTGCAATGAGGCACATGAAACAGCGCTTGTACAAGTTACTTAATCATGTCGATAACATTGAAGAATACCTGGCCGCCAACTGCAAACTCAATGGTGGACGGTTAATAGATACAGTTTACAAAGAATACAATAATACGTTTACTCATGGTGCAATGGAGAAAAGCTATCCGTTTTGGGTAGAGTTTGACGAGCCGCGCGCCATAGAGAGGATGAAACAAGCTTTCACTGCAAATCAGTCTCAAGTGAAGTTTTCTATCATATTGCCGACGTACAATACCGACCCTGTTTACTTAAAAGCATGTATCGACTCTGTGGTACAACAAACTCATAAAAACTGGGAACTCTGTATTGCAGATGATGCTTCAACTGACTCCCAAACCATCGAAGTATTGAAGGCATATGAACAGCAGTATTCTAATATAAACGTTAAGTTGCTTAATGAAAATGGACATATTTCTAAAGCAAGCAACGAAGCATTAGGCTTAGTGGCTAATGATTACGTACTCTTACTTGATCACGATGATACTTTACCAGCACATACGTTATCCTTCTTCGCAAAGGCCATTACCGAGAATGCATCAGCGCAAGTTCTCTATGCCGACGAAGATAAAATAGACGAGCAAGGAAATCGGCATCAACCCCATTTCAAACCGGACTGGAATCCAGACTTGCTGCTAAGTCAAAATTACATTTGTCATCCGGTAGTTTATAAAGCCAGCTTACTTAAAAAAATTGGTGGCTTTAGAGTTGGTGTTGAAGGTTCACAAGATCACGATTTGCTATTAAGAGCTACAGCTAATCTTAGTCGTGAAGAAGTGGTGCATTTACCCTTCATTCTTTACCATTGGCGAGTTATTGAGAACTCGACAGCATCGAATGCATCAGCTAAATCATATACAACCGATGCAGGAATTGAGTCTATAAAACATTATCTTTCTCAGTCAAAGCAAAGTGCATCTGTTGAAAAAGGCAAATACCCTAATACGTATAAGGTCAATTGGTCGTTGCCAACTGAGCAGCCCTTAGTCAGCTTGGTTATACCGACAAGAGATGGCTACGATATTTTAAAGCAGTGCTTAGAGTCTATTTATGACAAAACAACATACGATAACTTTGAAATTATTGTTGTAGATAATCAAACGACGTGTGAGAAAACATTAGGCCTCTTTAATGAATATTCTGAAGCGAAAATGAACTTCAGTGTGTTGAAGTGGGATAAGCCTTTTAACTATTCGGCAATTAATAACTTTGCGGTGTCACAAGCAAGCGGAGAAGTCGTTGGCTTAATAAATAACGATATCGAGGTTATCAGCGAGCACTGGTTAACAGAAATGGTCTCCCATGCGTTAAGACCTGAAATAGGCTGTGTAGGAGCCAAGCTCTACTATCCGAATGATACTATTCAGCATGCCGGTGTTGTATTAGGAATAGGAGGCGTTGCTGGACACTCACATAAGTACTTCCACAAGAGTGAACCCGGTTATTTCACGCGATTGCACCTTGTTCAGAATATGTCTGCTGTAACTGCAGCCTGTTTACTAGTGCGAAAGTCCGTTTTTGAAGAAGTAGGCGGGCTAAATGAAGAAGATCTAACCATCGCTTTCAACGATGTAGATTTTTGTTTAAAAGTGCACACTGCGGGCTATCGTAACCTGTTTACACCGTGGGCCGAGCTTTACCACCATGAGTCGATAAGTCGCGGTGAAGAAGATACGCCAGAAAAAATAGCCAGATTTAATAAAGAAAGTGAGTACATGAAGGAAAAGTGGAAAAAGCTGTTGTCCAATGACACCGCTTATAACCCTAATTTGTCCAATACCCATGAGAACTTTTCACTGCGTTAG